The genomic region TGAAAGTGGCCTCGGCCAAGCGCTCGGACAAGGCGGTGTACTCGGCGCCGACCATCGCGATGACCCTCTGCGCGGGCATCGCGGCGGGGTACCACTCGCTCGAGTCTCTGCACGAGCGCGATGCGTACGGGCTCGGGGTGGTGCTCGGCACCGAGCGATGCCCGAGCGTGCGGACGATGCATCGCGCGCTCACCCAGATGACGGCCACTTATGATCGCGTCGCGCTGCACGGCGAGCTCGCGCGCCACCTTGCCCGCCGCGCTCCGATGGACGTCCGCGTCTTCGGTGTCGACATCCACTTCAAGACGTACACAGGCAAGGAGCGCATCGACAAGGGCTGGAACAGCAAGCGCCGCCTCGCCGAGAAGGGCCTCGCCGACGTGGTGGTCACCGACGCGATGGGTCGTGCCTGGTTCCGCGAGCCGGTCCCCGCGGGCAGCCACCTCTCGGCCTGTCTCGGCCCGATGGCCGAGCAGCTGCGCGTGGCGCTTCCGGAGACGACCGTCGTACTCGTGTCCGACCGAGGTGGCTTCGACTTCGATGTGCTCGAGAAGCTGAACGCGACCGGCGTGAAGTACATCGCCTGGGTGCCGGCCTCCGTGAATCTCCCCGACCTCGCGACCATCGCGCCAGCGCAGGATGGCATCGGCGGTGCGGTCTTCGAGCACCCGCGCATGACGCACGCGAGCCGGCTCATCGTGCAGCGCGACGGCGACAAGCTGCTTCCGCTCTGCACGAACGTCGACACGAGCATGGATGTCGTGGAGGTCGTCGAGACGCTCCGCGCGCTGCGCGGCATGCAGGAGAACTCCTTCAAGTCGGGACGGCAGCGTGCCGGCATCGACCAACTCTCCGACCGTGGCAAAGCAACGCGTGCCCCCGACGACCGCATCATCGACAACCCGGAGTACGTGCGCTTGAAGGAAGAGCTCGAGCAGCTCAACGAGACGGTCTCGGAGATCGAGTCATGCCCAGAGCGCTGCACCCAACGCGGCAAGTGGACGAGCGAGTACGTCGTCGCGCACCTTCGACAACAGACCACACAGAAGCAGATCCGTGACGTCCCCGCTCGCGTCGAGCGATGCGCCGTCGAGCCCGACGCCCAGCGTGCTTGGCTCTGCACCACCAAGCGCGACCTCGTGGTGCCCATGCGCTACCTCGTCGACAACGCCGTGCGCGACCTCGTCGACCGCCTCGGGGACGCGCTCTCCTCGACCGACCGTGAGCACGATGCCTCGACGCGCGCGCGAACCCTGATGGCCCTCCTGCAGGCCCCCGGGACGCTCCGCTTCGAGAAGCGCCACGTCGTCGTCACCATCGAGCTGCCGCTCCCGCCCGCGCCGCACGCGCGGATCGCACAGGCCCTCGAGGCCATGGATGAACTGCAACCGCGCTTCACGGATGGCGTGCGCACCGTCCGCTTCCGCCTCGCGCCCAGGGTCACGTGTGGCTCGATCCCCCTCGCCCCGAGCCCGTCGTGAAAATGCCATTCGGGCGGTCGACGAAGCCGGGGGGTGTCAAGACCTCAGAGTCTGCAGCGAGCCGCGACTGCGCTGGCCGGGTTCTCGTTCACTTCGCCACCACAGCAGGAGGCGCGACGAACGGCATTCATGGCCGCCGTCGACAAGAACGAGCGAATAGCTGACACCGGGGAGCCACGTGCGACACGCGCTCATGCTGCCGTCAACTCCTTGAACCAACGCCTGCATGCGCTACGCGCTACGGGGACGTCCACGAAGCCAAAGTGCATGTTTATTCCGCAGCTACGTGGTCTCCGTCCACTGGGGAATCCAGACCAGTCGTTGATGAGTGCGAGAACACGAAAGGACTATGGAATTGAAGATGGTTTCACGGGAGAGTCACTATACGACTCGCTCCGCAGACATCTTCTCGGAACACACGCTCAACGACTCCGTGTAGCAGCGTTCGAACAATTCTTGGGTAGGACGTTCTTTTCGGGGTCGGATATTACCATTATTCCGCGACATGATGCGGATGTCGTAAATGTCAGGATTGGTAGCGATCCAGAGTGCAACATCTATGATCTTGGAGATGGAGTCCAACACTGCATCGTACTTTTCGCGCCGCTCTACTTTGGCGACTTTGACAAGACCGGCCTGGCGTTGTTCGTAGAGGAGCCTGACCTTTTCCTACACCCGGGGTATCAGCGCCTGTGGGTCCGAGCGATTCTCGAATGGAACGACTACCCTCTCCAAGTTTTCGCAACAACTCATTCGAACCACTTGCTGGAACGAGCATCTGAAGGGTCGGATCTGAGCGTATTTCGGGTAGGCAAGGGGGCACGTGAGGCTGTCGAGTGCCGTCAAGTCAGCGGCCGCGACAGGGCGCTTCTCGACTACGTTGGCGCGAGGAACACGTCCGTATTTCTCAGCAACTGTACGATATGGGTAGAGGGACCGACCGACCGCGCGTACTTCAGGGCTTATCTGTCTCGCGTGATGACACTGTCGGAAACGGACACATGGCGTGAAGACCTTCACTACAGCTTCGTCGAGTACGGCGGCGCGAACATCGCTCACATGTTCAAGTCGCTAGACGATGGAGGCTACGATCCTGAGTCCTTCGCAGGCCGATGCATGGTGATTGTAGACAAAGACGACGAGAACTCTAAAACGGACAGAAAGCAGTTCTTGCGCGATCGACTGGAAGATAGATTTGTGATTCTTCCCACGAGAGAAGTTGAGAATCTACTGACACCCCATGTGGTAGAAGGTGTCGCGCGCGCCTATGAACGCAATGACGACGTAAGAATCAGTACCGTCTCCACGCGGAAATGGAGAATGACTCCAATGGGATCTCTGATCAATACGCATCTGGAGGGACGCAAACGGAAGACCTATGCGACAAGCTCGGGGACGCTCACGGACAAAATGAAGTTCTGCGAACGTGCGGTGGAGGTCATCCGTTCCGGGGAATTTGAACTGGTAGTATCAAAAGATGCCGACGCGGTAGCGCGCCAGATCTTGGGGTTCATTCGCGATACCAATGGCGCACCCTAAGACTCCCATGATCTCGCAGCCGCTTGTCGCCGGGATCGAAGTCGCCGGGCACAGCGTCGGCCTGATGTCATGCGTGTTTGTTCGACTCTCGTGCAGTCGTCTGCGGTCGTCGGGCAAGATGCCCGCTTTTCAGGGCTCAGAACGAAGCATATCGCGATACCTCAGAGCGTCAGTCGCCGCCCGGCGGGGCGAGCAGCCCGAGGGCCAGCGGGAGCGCGTCGCCGGGCTCGGCCCAGACCAGCTTGCGGAGGCGCTCGAGGCCCGGGGGGGTGCGCGCGCTGGGTACGGCGAAGAG from Sandaracinaceae bacterium harbors:
- a CDS encoding AAA family ATPase, which translates into the protein MGRTFFSGSDITIIPRHDADVVNVRIGSDPECNIYDLGDGVQHCIVLFAPLYFGDFDKTGLALFVEEPDLFLHPGYQRLWVRAILEWNDYPLQVFATTHSNHLLERASEGSDLSVFRVGKGAREAVECRQVSGRDRALLDYVGARNTSVFLSNCTIWVEGPTDRAYFRAYLSRVMTLSETDTWREDLHYSFVEYGGANIAHMFKSLDDGGYDPESFAGRCMVIVDKDDENSKTDRKQFLRDRLEDRFVILPTREVENLLTPHVVEGVARAYERNDDVRISTVSTRKWRMTPMGSLINTHLEGRKRKTYATSSGTLTDKMKFCERAVEVIRSGEFELVVSKDADAVARQILGFIRDTNGAP